Proteins from a single region of Harmonia axyridis chromosome 4, icHarAxyr1.1, whole genome shotgun sequence:
- the LOC123677936 gene encoding immunoglobulin-binding protein 1-like — MAESLLSENCGKLRELMDEALKLYYKVEDSTEATSSDTVQGYITRGIEICEEATRLVSYAGIFSRNEGLSDMATADIQYFLLPVLLGRFTTQLVSRERRDLIRISEIYYRDFLQRTNDYGLSNYTFKDESSDKKEKKERQKSIGDDFKFRDMKLKQFGDKKKYQTLVTDLKKRLDEADDSTRREYYISLLNYFICIAIEELNFLDTEKDLLERMQKLGPGSSKGRDKCPPQKKTMQAVIITKDQVQKAIFGAGYPSLPTYSVQEFYDQRVHDGIFPDPTKPKTGPMSLQEASLAGLSLDDEKEKEIEDEETKIEKDDEELLRRKRDDDEYKDDHRRGWGNRANRS; from the exons ATGGCTGAATCTCTATTATCTGAAAACTGCGGAAAATTGAGGGAATTGATGGACGAAGCTTTGAAATTGTACTATAAAGTAGAAGACTCTACAGAAGCAACAAGCAGTGATACTGTTCAA GGGTATATAACAAGAGGTATCGAAATCTGTGAGGAAGCAACCAGATTGGTATCTTACGCAGGCATATTTAGTAGGAATGAAGGACTCTCAGACATGGCAACAGCAGATATCCAGTATTTCTTGCTACCTGTACTATTAGGAAGATTCACAACACAATTAGTTTCAAGGGAGCGAAGAGATCTGATAAGAATATCAGAAATATATTATCGTGATTTTTTACAAAGGACTAATGATTATGGTTTGAGTAATTATACATTCAAAGATGAATCTTCAGATAAAAAGGAAAAGAAAGAAAGACAAAAATCCATAGGTGATGATTTTAAATTTAGAGATATGAAGCTCAAACAATTTGGTGACAAAAAAAAGTATCAAACTCTTGtaacagatttaaaaaaaaggtTGGATGAAGCTGATGATTCCACTAGAAGAGAATATTATATTTCtctattgaattatttcatttgtatagctattgaagaattgaatttcTTAGATACAGAAAAAGATTTATTGGAAAGAATGCAAAAACTTGGACCTGGTTCATCAAAAGGTCGGGACAAATGTCCTCCTCAAAAGAAAACAATGCAAGCAGTCATAATTACTAAAGACCAAGTTCAAAAAGCCATTTTTGGTGCTGGGTACCCTTCACTTCCCACTTATAGTGTTCAAGAGTTTTATGATCAAAGAGTGCATGATGGTATCTTCCCAGATCCGACAAAACCAAAAACAGGACCAATGAGTTTACAAGAAGCCTCTTTGGCTGGACTTTCTCTTGATGATGAAAAGGAAAAGGAAATCGAGGATGAAGAGaccaaaattgaaaaagatgATGAAGAATTGTTGAGAAGGAAAAGGGATGATGATGAATACAAAGATGATCATAGAAGAGGGTGGGGCAACAGAGCAAACAGAAGTTaa
- the LOC123678261 gene encoding immunoglobulin-binding protein 1-like — translation MSDNPSTSENDISNLPSLFQEGLNLFNNLEKDHEATNSLEVQIRVKKCIKILEKATILCSYAGVFSTNEGYDEVATADLQYFLLPALLGSLHLKLTSGERNNIVEVCEVYFTDFMKRCVDYGLCTYDFKKQKPAVDDGSENKASLSEMEELTVLAKRRAEKIKRYNEQQEAKRLLNALEVNFKKEHVDDDLKREYFTKLIQFYCDEAINELDSLEFEKVLLKHMATMKKSILPKPMKRPPTPLKPIIITKDIAQKAVFGAGYPSMPTLTVQEFYEKRIKDGIFPDPNNLKINSISLQDAAMSDSTQEHQEDQEEEIDTDDYHILEAMRQRDEFKDTHRRGWGNRMNRS, via the exons ATGTCAGATAATCCGAGTACTAGTGAAAATGATATCTCAAATTTGCCATCACTCTTCCAAGAAGGATTGAATCTTTTCAATAATTTGGAAAAAGATCATGAAGCCACTAATAGCTTAGAAGTTCAA ATAAGagtgaaaaaatgtataaaaatactGGAGAAAGCTACAATTTTATGTTCATATGCCGGTGTATTCAGTACCAATGAAGGATATGATGAAGTGGCAACTGCAGAtcttcaatatttcttattaccAGCATTACTTGGATCACTTCACTTGAAACTTACATCAGGGGAAAGAAATAACATTGTGGAAGTTTGTGAGGTTTATTTTACGGATTTCATGAAGAGATGTGTTGATTATGGATTGTGTACATATGATTTCAAGAAACAAAAACCAGCTGTTGACGATGGATCAGAAAATAAAGCATCTTTGAGTGAAATGGAGGAACTAACTGTCTTGGCTAAAAGAAGAGCCGAGAAGATTAAGAGATATAATGAACAGCAAGAAGCAAAGAGACTACTCAATGCATTGGAagtaaatttcaaaaaagaacATGTTGATGATGATctcaaaagagaatatttcacaaaattaatACAGTTTTATTGTGATGAAGCAATAAATGAATTAGACAGTTTGGAATTTGAGAAAGTTCTGTTGAAGCATATGGCAACAATGAAAAAAAGTATTCTACCAAAACCAATGAAGAGACCCCCTACTCCATTGAAACCAATTATTATCACTAAAGATATAGCTCAGAAAGCTGTGTTTGGAGCTGGTTACCCTTCTATGCCTACTTTGACTGTCCAAGAATTCTATGAAAAAAGGATTAAAGATGGGATATTTCCTGATcctaacaatttgaaaattaattcgatAAGTTTGCAAGATGCTGCTATGAGTGATTCTACTCAAGAACATCAGGAAgatcaagaagaagaaattgataCTGATGATTATCATATTCTTGAAGCAATGAGGCAAAGGGATGAATTTAAAGACACTCACCGTAGAGGTTGGGGAAACAGAATGAATAGAAGTTAG